Proteins co-encoded in one Methylomonas albis genomic window:
- a CDS encoding PAS domain-containing hybrid sensor histidine kinase/response regulator, which yields MKLFALQITAELERSRAIDALQDQKQRLLDAQSISHIGDWHWHLPDNHFSWSDEMYRITATSKTVFTPRFSSILSTLIHPDDQSFFKSAMQNAINSGTIDFRHRIVLGNDQIRHVHQRGKAVRDANDKITGVQGTMQDITDRLQTEQRLLEAKQQAEQATRVKSEFLANMSHEIRTPMNAIIGLVELCLNGGMTAKQRDYLERVETASHSLMTIIDDILDFSKMEAGKMHLESVPFLLEQMLDNVFSTMSELCASKGIALIHPPEHQPFHAVVGDPQRLRQIFINLIGNAIKFTEHGEVKVTLTELRRSAQHTCLQFSISDTGIGMNTEKQAKLFQAFSQGDSSVTRNYGGTGLGLIISKQLVEQMGGTISVSSQENLGSTFTFSVKLGIASLASIRNAQYQQKHPIDTSKLQHLSGARVLLVEDNEVNRIVAIELLEQAHLQVDVAENGEIALNKLQQSTYDCVLMDVQMPVMDGYQTTQRLRAIPGCQTLPVIAMTANAMSNDRNKCLQADMDDFVSKPILPETLYAALAKWILPRAGENTQTNLNGDEPETRLLPYLYGIDTTVGLQHTAGNRTVYRKVLLKFAENHADTINDIDQAFAYNDYDKAYQLVHTLKGLVGSLGALPLQSHLVRLEESLVDYRPNIANVPHIDSNIAATTLEMTKVINSINSTLVNNEQVGNGQPNFSILETRQQLAILINKLQTFDSDADLQLDRILARIDEKTLTQSLLPIKKQIANYQFVDAAQALNHILEHGM from the coding sequence TTGAAATTATTTGCGCTGCAAATTACCGCCGAGTTGGAACGCAGCCGTGCAATCGACGCGCTTCAAGACCAAAAACAGCGTTTACTGGATGCACAAAGTATTTCCCATATCGGCGATTGGCATTGGCATTTACCCGATAATCACTTCAGCTGGTCGGACGAAATGTATCGGATCACCGCAACCAGTAAAACGGTGTTTACCCCCCGCTTTTCCAGCATTTTAAGCACACTGATCCACCCGGACGACCAAAGCTTTTTTAAATCGGCGATGCAAAACGCTATCAATAGCGGAACTATCGATTTCAGGCATCGAATAGTTCTCGGCAACGACCAAATTCGCCATGTGCATCAGCGCGGCAAAGCCGTTCGAGATGCTAATGACAAGATCACTGGCGTTCAGGGCACCATGCAAGACATCACCGACCGACTGCAAACCGAGCAACGGCTGTTGGAAGCGAAGCAGCAAGCGGAACAGGCAACAAGAGTAAAATCCGAATTTCTCGCCAATATGAGCCACGAAATCCGCACGCCGATGAACGCCATTATCGGCTTGGTTGAACTATGCCTAAACGGCGGGATGACCGCAAAACAGCGCGATTATCTGGAAAGAGTGGAAACGGCGTCGCACTCGTTAATGACCATCATCGACGACATTCTGGACTTTTCCAAAATGGAAGCCGGGAAAATGCATCTGGAATCCGTACCTTTTTTATTGGAGCAAATGCTGGATAACGTGTTTTCCACAATGTCCGAACTCTGTGCCAGTAAAGGCATAGCACTGATTCACCCGCCAGAGCATCAACCTTTTCACGCTGTGGTTGGTGACCCACAACGTCTACGACAAATTTTTATCAATCTGATTGGAAATGCGATTAAATTTACCGAGCATGGCGAAGTAAAAGTCACGCTCACCGAGCTTAGGCGCTCCGCCCAACACACCTGCTTGCAATTTAGTATCAGCGACACAGGTATTGGCATGAACACGGAAAAACAAGCCAAGCTATTCCAAGCATTCAGCCAGGGCGACAGTAGCGTTACGCGGAATTACGGTGGCACGGGCTTGGGTCTGATCATTTCCAAACAATTGGTAGAGCAAATGGGGGGCACGATAAGCGTCTCCAGCCAAGAAAACCTCGGCTCGACCTTTACCTTCAGCGTCAAACTCGGTATTGCCAGCCTCGCGTCAATACGCAACGCGCAATACCAACAAAAACACCCTATCGATACCAGTAAATTGCAACATCTCAGCGGCGCCCGAGTCCTGCTGGTGGAGGACAACGAAGTGAACCGAATTGTGGCCATCGAGTTGTTGGAACAAGCGCATTTACAAGTCGACGTGGCCGAGAACGGCGAAATTGCGCTGAACAAATTGCAACAAAGCACCTATGACTGTGTGTTAATGGATGTGCAAATGCCGGTGATGGACGGCTATCAAACTACCCAGCGTTTAAGAGCGATACCCGGCTGCCAAACCTTGCCGGTGATAGCGATGACCGCCAATGCGATGAGCAATGATCGCAACAAATGCTTGCAAGCCGATATGGACGATTTTGTCAGTAAACCAATATTACCGGAAACGCTTTATGCAGCGTTGGCGAAGTGGATTCTACCTCGAGCCGGCGAGAACACTCAGACCAACCTGAACGGCGACGAGCCGGAAACACGTCTGCTGCCTTATCTTTACGGCATAGACACTACCGTAGGATTGCAACACACCGCCGGCAATCGAACCGTTTATCGGAAAGTCTTACTAAAGTTTGCCGAAAATCACGCCGACACAATTAACGATATCGACCAAGCCTTTGCATACAACGATTACGACAAGGCGTATCAATTAGTCCATACTTTGAAAGGTTTGGTCGGATCACTCGGCGCGCTACCACTGCAAAGCCACTTAGTGCGTCTGGAAGAGTCGCTAGTCGATTATCGACCCAATATTGCCAATGTTCCGCATATAGATAGCAATATTGCCGCGACGACACTGGAGATGACCAAAGTTATCAATAGTATCAACAGCACTTTGGTAAACAATGAGCAAGTCGGCAATGGTCAGCCAAACTTTTCGATACTGGAAACTCGGCAACAATTGGCCATATTGATCAATAAACTGCAAACCTTCGATTCCGATGCTGACCTGCAGCTTGATCGAATTTTGGCCCGTATCGATGAAAAAACACTAACTCAAAGCTTATTGCCCATCAAAAAACAAATTGCCAATTACCAGTTTGTCGATGCCGCGCAAGCCCTCAATCACATA